A genomic segment from Aegilops tauschii subsp. strangulata cultivar AL8/78 chromosome 1, Aet v6.0, whole genome shotgun sequence encodes:
- the LOC120972671 gene encoding protein FAR1-RELATED SEQUENCE 5-like: protein MAKAIPQSFPNTVHKLCRWHILKKYREYLALLYKKYKTFKEEFTAILNWPLMPTEFEAAWAKLVHKYNLENDQMMIQLWSDRKIWISTYYKNIFCARMTSTQRSESMNHVLKKGFVKGTQNLHKFARRVNACIQTRMQKENEQTMTSMTNPVTKTTYGYEEDMSIKYTRAVYTEMRSRMRKATLFRAKRTADPTKYLVYYHNKAGHDDEERFSWSKHEFQVVADPENEIYECECKLWTHTCLFCLHIMNILDYLKPDKFPHKYILKRYTKTAKSQPTFDTRDYNTTASDGSSRLSKQDILLQLNLMVNKKAMRCDQQYNRAFYVLKRLVEELDAIHSANRADAGERMAQEDAEIEDDLHYYVAEMLNAAAQANQCKQGVDPLMQQRQQETMKLPLYSKTKGRNKISAAKRSDKRAQIKAPPARRVVVLDENGVPLGHRYEVLFGYVQKFMYNADKT from the exons ATGGCGAAAGCTATACCACAATCATTTCCAAACACTGTCCACAAGCTATGCCGTTGGCACATCCTGAAGAAGTACAGGGAATACCTCGCGTTGCTGTACAAAAAGTATAAAACATTCAAAGAGGAGTTCACAGCTATATTAAACTGGCCGCTGATGCCAACGGAGTTTGAAGCTGCCTGGGCTAAACTCGTGCACAAGTACAACCTGGAGAATGACCAGATGATGATCCAGCTGTGGAGTGATAGGAAAATATGGATTTCAACATATTACAAGAACATTTTCTGTGCTAGAATGACTTCCACACAACGAAGCGAGAGCATGAACCACGTGCTCAAGAAAGGGTTTGTCAAGGGGACCCAGAACCTACACAAGTTTGCTAGGCGGGTAAATGCTTGCATACAAACTCGGATGCAGAAGGAGAATGAGCAAACAATGACCAGCATG ACCAATCCTGTGACAAAAACAACTTACGGCTACGAGGAAGACATGTCTATCAAGTACACGAGAGCCGTGTACACCGAGATGAGGAGTAGGATGAGAAAAGCCACGCTATTCCGCGCAAAGCGTACAGCAGATCCCACTAAGTACCTTGTGTACTACCACAACAAGGCTGGCCATGATGACGAAGAAAGATTTTCCTGGTCAAAGCATGAATTCCAGGTTGTAGCTGACCCAGAGAATGAAATATACGAGTGTGAATGCAAGCTGTGGACACACACAT GCCTGTTCTGCCTTCACATTATGAACATACTGGACTACCTGAAGCCTGACAAATTTCCACACAAGTATATCCTCAAAAGGTACACAAAGACTGCAAAATCACAACCAACCTTTGATACAAGGGACTACAACACAACTGCATCGGATGGCAGCTCAAGACTATCGAAGCAAGACATCTTGCTGCAGCTAAATTTGATGGTTAATAAGAAAGCGATGAGATGTGACCAACAATATAACAGAGCCTTCTATGTTCTCAAGAGGCTCGTGGAAGAGCTTGATGCAATACATTCAGCAAATCGAGCGGATGCTGGCGAAAGGATGGCTCAAGAGGATGCTGAAATTGAAGATGACCTTCATTATTACGTAGCTGAAATGCTCAACGCCGCTGCTCAAGCCAACCAATGCAAGCAGGGTGTTGACCCATTAATGCAGCAGCGACAGCAAGAGACGATGAAACTACCGCTGTACTCTAAAACAAAGGGTAGGAATAAAATTTCTGCAGCAAAGAGAAGTGACAAGAGAGCTCAAATAAAGGCACCACCTGCAAGAAGAGTCGTCGTGCTCGATGAGAACGGAGTGCCACTTGGACACAG ATATGAAGTTCTGTTTGGATACGTGCAGAAGTTCATGTACAATGCCGACAAAACTTAA